In one window of Chryseobacterium phocaeense DNA:
- a CDS encoding metal-dependent hydrolase has product MKIQFLGQNCFLFTYKDKTILSDPFYNYKKAESGFDITAQKIDYILLTHAHGDHIADVEEVLQHHPEATVIAVPEICAYFKTAKNTDDVNLGGSAKIDDLKISMVPAHHTSSFPDGSYGGVPVGYIFRLPEGKNIYLAGDTGVMADMELFPRLFGNLDLSILPIGSHYTMCPRKAAFAAAELLKTPKVIGCHFDTFPAIEINHESALKHFADKNVELVLPKLGETFEF; this is encoded by the coding sequence ATGAAAATACAATTTTTAGGACAAAACTGTTTTTTGTTTACATACAAAGACAAAACAATTTTAAGTGATCCTTTTTACAACTATAAAAAAGCGGAATCAGGCTTTGATATAACGGCACAGAAAATCGATTATATCCTTTTGACGCATGCCCATGGCGATCATATTGCTGATGTGGAAGAAGTATTGCAGCATCATCCCGAAGCCACAGTGATTGCAGTTCCGGAGATCTGTGCGTATTTCAAAACGGCGAAAAATACAGACGATGTGAACTTAGGAGGGTCGGCAAAAATCGATGATCTTAAAATTTCCATGGTACCGGCTCATCACACAAGTTCATTCCCGGATGGCAGCTACGGAGGAGTTCCTGTAGGGTATATTTTCAGACTTCCTGAAGGTAAGAATATCTATCTGGCAGGAGATACCGGAGTAATGGCGGATATGGAGCTGTTTCCAAGACTTTTTGGTAACCTTGACCTTTCGATCCTTCCTATCGGTAGCCACTATACGATGTGCCCGCGAAAAGCAGCTTTTGCAGCAGCAGAATTATTGAAAACTCCGAAAGTAATCGGTTGTCACTTCGATACTTTCCCTGCCATTGAGATCAACCATGAAAGTGCACTGAAGCATTTTGCAGATAAAAATGTAGAGCTTGTTCTACCAAAATTAGGGGAGACGTTCGAATTTTAA
- a CDS encoding SRPBCC family protein gives MNSDTYVEAQMLIRKPVEDVFQAFINPEVTTNFWFTKSTGKLEEGKKTTWEWEMYGVKSDVLVHKIIPNQLIKTEWGDPAVQVDYEFKEMEKGTLVVIKSYGFSQTGEDLLKEINDNTGGFTTVLDGCKAYLEHGINLRLIEDKFPQK, from the coding sequence ATGAATTCAGATACTTACGTTGAAGCTCAAATGCTTATCAGAAAACCGGTTGAAGATGTTTTTCAGGCATTCATCAACCCTGAAGTAACCACCAATTTCTGGTTTACAAAATCTACCGGAAAACTGGAAGAAGGAAAGAAGACAACCTGGGAATGGGAAATGTACGGAGTAAAATCTGATGTACTGGTTCACAAGATCATCCCTAATCAGCTGATCAAAACGGAATGGGGAGATCCTGCCGTACAGGTGGATTATGAATTCAAAGAAATGGAAAAAGGGACCCTTGTGGTAATTAAAAGCTATGGGTTCAGCCAGACAGGTGAAGACCTCTTAAAAGAAATTAATGATAATACAGGTGGTTTTACGACTGTCTTAGACGGGTGCAAAGCCTATCTTGAACATGGAATTAACCTGAGACTGATTGAAGATAAGTTTCCCCAGAAATAA
- the menA gene encoding 1,4-dihydroxy-2-naphthoate octaprenyltransferase, which yields MSDWIKAARLRTLPLSLSGIIMGAFIAKWRLYGEGGTWDWRIFALALLVTLLYQILSNYANDYGDGVKGTDAKRINEAEARAVASGRITAKQMKNAVILFSALSLVATVALLYIAFFPDFMKEFYIFIGLGVACILAAIGYTVGKKPYGYMGLGDLFVFVFFGLVSVCGSYFLFTKTFSWDMLLPGTAVGMMSMAVLNLNNMRDIESDRLSGKNSFALRIGFRNAMIYEMVLLQLPLVLILIFLGINGFLQSQNYYVFIVMILLIPMAKLRRKIMSVKEPKELDPFLKQVGILTFTMAVLTAIGLNFFN from the coding sequence ATGTCAGATTGGATAAAAGCCGCAAGGCTTAGAACACTACCGCTTTCATTAAGCGGAATTATTATGGGAGCTTTTATTGCAAAATGGAGGCTTTACGGCGAAGGAGGAACCTGGGACTGGAGGATTTTTGCACTGGCACTATTGGTGACCCTTTTGTACCAGATTTTATCAAATTACGCCAACGATTATGGAGACGGTGTAAAAGGAACAGATGCCAAAAGAATCAACGAAGCGGAAGCAAGGGCCGTCGCTTCAGGAAGAATTACGGCCAAACAGATGAAAAATGCAGTGATTCTTTTCTCGGCATTGTCACTGGTGGCAACAGTTGCTCTTCTGTATATAGCATTTTTCCCTGATTTTATGAAGGAATTCTATATATTCATCGGGTTAGGTGTTGCATGTATTCTGGCGGCCATAGGATATACTGTGGGGAAAAAGCCTTACGGATATATGGGATTGGGAGACCTTTTCGTATTTGTATTTTTCGGGCTGGTTTCAGTATGCGGAAGTTATTTCCTGTTTACAAAAACCTTCAGCTGGGATATGCTGCTGCCGGGAACTGCGGTGGGTATGATGAGTATGGCGGTTTTAAACCTGAATAATATGAGAGATATTGAAAGCGACAGGCTGTCCGGTAAAAACAGCTTTGCATTGAGAATAGGCTTCAGAAATGCAATGATCTACGAAATGGTCCTGCTGCAGCTTCCTTTGGTCTTAATTCTTATATTTTTAGGAATAAACGGTTTCTTACAATCCCAGAATTATTATGTTTTCATTGTAATGATCCTGCTGATTCCGATGGCTAAGCTCAGAAGAAAAATCATGTCTGTAAAAGAACCTAAAGAACTGGATCCTTTCCTGAAGCAGGTAGGTATTCTTACGTTTACTATGGCAGTTCTTACAGCAATAGGACTTAATTTTTTTAACTAA
- a CDS encoding 1,4-dihydroxy-2-naphthoyl-CoA synthase: MIEWKTAKEYEDITYKKCNGVARIAFNRPEVRNAFRPKTTSELYDAFYDAYEDSSIGVVLLSGEGPSAKDGGWAFCSGGDQKARGHQGYVGEDGRHRLNILEVQRLIRFMPKVVIAVVPGWAVGGGHSLHVVCDLTLASKEHAIFKQTDADVTSFDGGYGSAYLAKMVGQKKAREIFFLGRNYSAQEALDMGMVNAVIPHAELEDTAYEWAQEILAKSPTSIRMLKFAMNLTDDGMVGQQVFAGEATRLAYMTEEAQEGRNAFLEKRKPDFGENQWIS, from the coding sequence ATGATTGAGTGGAAAACCGCCAAAGAATACGAAGATATTACCTATAAAAAATGTAACGGGGTAGCAAGAATTGCTTTCAACAGACCGGAAGTGAGAAATGCCTTCAGACCCAAAACAACTTCAGAACTCTATGATGCTTTTTATGATGCTTATGAAGATTCTTCAATAGGCGTTGTCCTGCTTTCAGGAGAAGGACCAAGCGCCAAGGACGGTGGCTGGGCTTTCTGCAGCGGAGGCGATCAGAAGGCCAGAGGTCATCAGGGATATGTTGGGGAAGACGGAAGACACCGTCTGAATATTCTTGAAGTACAGCGTCTGATCCGCTTTATGCCGAAAGTGGTTATTGCAGTGGTTCCGGGATGGGCTGTAGGAGGTGGACATTCCCTTCATGTAGTGTGCGACCTTACTTTAGCCAGTAAAGAGCATGCTATTTTCAAGCAGACCGATGCTGATGTAACAAGCTTTGACGGAGGGTACGGATCTGCATACCTTGCTAAAATGGTAGGCCAGAAAAAAGCCCGTGAAATATTCTTTTTGGGAAGAAACTATTCCGCTCAGGAAGCTTTGGATATGGGAATGGTCAATGCTGTAATTCCACATGCAGAACTTGAAGATACAGCTTACGAATGGGCTCAGGAAATACTGGCAAAATCCCCGACTTCCATCAGAATGCTGAAATTCGCCATGAACCTTACCGATGACGGTATGGTAGGGCAGCAGGTATTTGCAGGAGAGGCCACGCGTCTTGCTTATATGACGGAAGAAGCTCAGGAAGGAAGAAATGCATTCCTTGAAAAAAGAAAACCGGACTTCGGAGAAAATCAATGGATATCTTAG
- a CDS encoding nucleoside 2-deoxyribosyltransferase domain-containing protein, producing MKSVILSLAFNILSLSISAQKVTVVKSPAALPAEDKRLKIFLGGSIDMGNAEDWQAKVTGALSEKDIILFNPRRDDWNKDWKPVSTEPNFRKQLEWELEALEKSDIIIMYFTPKSQSPISLLELGLYARTNKLMVVCPEGYWRKGNVDIVCEKYQIKRYESIDMLINALKKKAE from the coding sequence ATGAAATCAGTAATCCTCTCACTAGCATTTAACATTTTATCATTGAGTATATCTGCTCAAAAGGTCACGGTTGTAAAATCTCCGGCAGCATTACCTGCTGAAGATAAAAGGTTAAAAATATTTCTCGGCGGCAGTATTGATATGGGCAACGCTGAAGACTGGCAAGCCAAGGTTACCGGAGCGTTATCTGAAAAAGATATTATATTATTCAATCCAAGACGGGATGACTGGAACAAGGACTGGAAGCCTGTAAGCACAGAACCTAACTTCAGAAAACAGTTAGAATGGGAGCTGGAAGCATTAGAAAAATCAGATATTATCATCATGTATTTTACTCCTAAATCACAAAGCCCCATAAGCTTACTGGAACTTGGACTTTATGCCAGGACCAATAAACTGATGGTTGTTTGCCCGGAAGGATACTGGAGGAAAGGAAATGTTGATATTGTATGTGAAAAATATCAGATCAAACGATACGAATCTATCGATATGCTGATAAATGCCCTGAAGAAAAAGGCTGAATAA
- a CDS encoding tetratricopeptide repeat protein has product MKKLILGIAIVASAFVFGQKGDVNAKLQEANKAAMDAYNAKNYSAAAPKFLEVYNLLKTNGQDDKIYMYYAGLSYALANNSDESIKIYTDLVNSGFTGVQTTYTAKEKKSGQVVPLDKTTWDLMKKNPDYSDFKTEQSASVEPDLYETLTTLLLNAKKPAEALVIIEKGLAKYPNNTKLKDAQGTAYYESGNTDKFMANLKEQLAKNPNDATNWYNLGVIQSKNPATVEDAIASFKKATEIKPDFDNAYQNLVYTVIGDDAKTVEQINALRKDKPDEATKLIDGRRERFAKALPYAEGWYKAAPENLDAVTALKEIYVVTKNMDKVKEMKAKEAELSAKAKTK; this is encoded by the coding sequence ATGAAGAAACTCATTTTAGGTATAGCAATCGTGGCTTCTGCATTCGTTTTCGGGCAGAAGGGTGATGTGAATGCCAAACTGCAGGAAGCTAACAAAGCGGCAATGGATGCATACAATGCAAAAAATTATTCCGCTGCAGCACCTAAGTTTTTAGAAGTGTACAACTTACTGAAAACCAATGGTCAGGATGATAAGATTTATATGTATTATGCAGGGTTAAGCTATGCTTTGGCAAATAACAGCGACGAATCCATCAAAATATATACGGATCTTGTTAATTCCGGATTTACTGGGGTTCAGACAACGTATACTGCAAAAGAGAAAAAATCCGGACAGGTAGTGCCTTTGGATAAAACGACCTGGGATCTTATGAAAAAGAACCCTGATTATTCAGATTTTAAAACTGAACAGTCTGCAAGTGTGGAGCCGGATTTGTATGAAACACTGACAACATTGCTTCTTAACGCCAAAAAGCCTGCTGAAGCGCTTGTAATCATTGAAAAAGGTTTGGCAAAATATCCAAATAATACCAAGCTTAAAGATGCTCAGGGTACCGCTTATTACGAATCAGGAAATACCGATAAGTTCATGGCAAATCTTAAAGAGCAGCTGGCTAAAAATCCTAATGATGCTACCAACTGGTATAATCTGGGAGTAATCCAGTCTAAGAACCCTGCCACAGTGGAAGATGCCATTGCGTCATTCAAAAAAGCAACTGAGATTAAGCCTGATTTTGATAATGCTTACCAGAACCTTGTGTACACGGTGATCGGTGACGATGCTAAAACGGTAGAACAGATCAACGCTTTAAGAAAAGACAAGCCGGATGAAGCTACCAAGCTTATCGATGGAAGAAGAGAGAGATTTGCAAAAGCACTTCCATATGCTGAAGGATGGTACAAAGCAGCACCGGAAAACCTGGATGCCGTTACAGCTTTGAAAGAAATCTATGTGGTAACGAAGAATATGGACAAGGTTAAAGAAATGAAAGCTAAAGAAGCTGAACTGAGTGCGAAAGCAAAAACAAAATAG
- the gyrA gene encoding DNA gyrase subunit A, whose amino-acid sequence MQKEGERLIPINIVDEMKSSYIDYSMSVIVSRALPDVRDGLKPVHRRVLYGMYGLGVFSNRKYLKSARIVGDVLGKYHPHGDSSVYDAMVRMAQEWSLRYPQVDGQGNFGSMDGDPPAAMRYTEARLKKISDEVLSDLDKETVDFQNNFDDSLQEPTVLPTKIPNLLVNGTSGIAVGMATNMAPHNLSESIDAICAYIDNREITIDELMHHITAPDFPTGGIIYGYDGVRDAFHTGRGRVVLRAKVNFEEIGNRNAIIVTEVPYQVNKADMIARTAELIKDDKIVGIHEIRDESDRNGLRVVYELKNDAIPNVVLNLLYKYTALQTSFSVNNIALVKGRPEQLNLKDIIHHFVEHRHEVIVRRTQYELKKAKERAHILEGFMKVIGTQDALDRAISIIRHSANPQAAKEGLIEAFELSEIQAQAILDLRLARLTGMELDKIRDEYDAIMKEIMNLEDILANEPRRFEIIKEELLEIKEKYGDERRTAIDYSGGEMSIEDIIPNEAVVLTISHAGYVKRTSLSEYKIQSRGGVGNRAATTRDEDFLEYIVSATNHQYMLFFTEKGRCYWLRVFEIPEGSKTSKGRAVQNLINIEQDDKIKAYIRTNNLKDAEYVNQMSVVMVTKNGTIKKTSLEAYSRPRVNGVNAIEIRDNDQLLGAYLTNGNSQIMIATKNGKCIRFPEEKVREVGRGSIGVRGITMEDNDEAIGMIVVNDVDKETVLVVSEKGYGKRTAVEDYRITNRGGKGVITLNITEKTGNLIAIQNVTDEDGLMIINKSGVAIRMNMDEMRVMGRNTQGVRMINLKKNDEIAAIAKVEMDKDVEDVSEESEEGTGIIADNQENNTQPQAENENPAGENENSESEE is encoded by the coding sequence ATGCAAAAAGAAGGAGAAAGACTGATTCCTATCAACATTGTTGATGAAATGAAATCGTCTTATATCGATTATTCGATGTCGGTTATCGTTTCAAGGGCGCTACCGGATGTAAGAGACGGCCTGAAACCCGTTCATAGAAGAGTACTTTACGGTATGTATGGACTAGGGGTTTTTTCTAATAGAAAATATTTAAAATCTGCAAGGATTGTTGGGGACGTTCTGGGTAAATACCACCCGCACGGAGATTCCTCTGTATATGATGCAATGGTGAGAATGGCTCAGGAATGGAGCCTACGTTATCCCCAGGTAGATGGCCAGGGTAACTTCGGTTCAATGGACGGTGACCCGCCTGCAGCAATGCGTTATACCGAAGCAAGACTGAAAAAAATCTCCGATGAGGTTCTTTCTGATCTTGATAAAGAAACGGTTGATTTTCAGAATAACTTTGATGACAGCTTGCAGGAACCTACCGTACTTCCTACAAAAATCCCGAATCTTTTGGTAAACGGAACATCCGGTATTGCAGTTGGTATGGCCACCAATATGGCGCCGCACAACCTTTCGGAGTCTATTGATGCAATTTGTGCTTATATTGACAACAGAGAAATCACGATCGATGAACTGATGCACCACATCACAGCTCCGGATTTCCCTACAGGAGGTATTATCTATGGCTATGATGGGGTAAGGGATGCTTTCCACACCGGAAGAGGAAGAGTAGTGCTGAGGGCAAAAGTGAATTTCGAGGAAATCGGAAACAGAAATGCAATCATCGTTACTGAAGTTCCTTACCAGGTTAATAAGGCGGACATGATCGCCAGAACAGCGGAACTGATCAAAGATGATAAAATTGTAGGTATTCATGAGATCAGGGACGAATCAGACAGAAATGGTCTCCGTGTCGTTTATGAGCTGAAGAATGATGCCATTCCTAATGTGGTCCTGAACCTTTTATATAAATATACGGCACTTCAGACTTCTTTCAGCGTTAATAATATCGCGTTGGTTAAAGGAAGACCTGAACAGCTGAACTTAAAAGATATCATCCATCATTTCGTAGAACACAGACACGAAGTGATTGTGAGAAGAACCCAGTATGAGCTTAAGAAAGCAAAAGAAAGAGCTCATATTTTAGAAGGTTTCATGAAGGTGATCGGAACTCAGGATGCTTTAGACAGAGCTATTTCCATAATCCGTCACAGTGCAAACCCGCAGGCTGCAAAAGAAGGCCTTATAGAAGCATTCGAACTTTCTGAAATCCAGGCTCAGGCCATCCTTGATCTTAGATTGGCACGTCTTACAGGAATGGAGCTTGACAAGATCCGTGATGAGTATGACGCAATCATGAAAGAGATTATGAATTTGGAAGATATTCTTGCCAATGAGCCAAGAAGATTCGAGATCATCAAAGAAGAGCTTCTTGAAATCAAAGAAAAATATGGTGACGAAAGAAGAACTGCAATTGATTATTCAGGTGGAGAAATGTCCATTGAGGATATTATCCCGAATGAGGCTGTGGTTCTTACCATTTCACATGCAGGATACGTTAAGAGAACTTCTCTTTCTGAATATAAGATCCAGAGCAGAGGCGGTGTAGGAAACAGGGCAGCCACAACAAGGGATGAAGATTTCCTTGAGTATATTGTTTCTGCCACCAACCACCAGTATATGCTGTTCTTCACAGAAAAAGGAAGATGTTATTGGTTAAGAGTATTTGAAATTCCTGAAGGGTCCAAGACTTCAAAAGGAAGAGCGGTACAGAACCTGATCAATATTGAGCAGGATGACAAGATCAAGGCTTACATCAGAACCAATAACCTGAAGGATGCTGAATACGTAAACCAGATGAGCGTAGTAATGGTGACCAAAAACGGAACCATTAAGAAAACCTCTCTAGAAGCCTATTCAAGACCTAGAGTGAATGGTGTGAATGCTATTGAGATCAGGGATAATGACCAGTTGTTGGGTGCTTACCTTACGAATGGTAATTCTCAGATCATGATTGCTACCAAAAACGGAAAATGTATCCGTTTCCCGGAAGAAAAAGTGAGAGAAGTGGGTAGAGGATCTATCGGGGTACGTGGGATTACCATGGAAGATAATGACGAGGCAATTGGTATGATTGTTGTGAATGATGTAGACAAAGAAACAGTACTTGTAGTATCTGAAAAAGGGTATGGCAAGAGAACTGCTGTGGAAGACTACAGAATTACCAACAGAGGAGGAAAAGGAGTTATTACCCTGAACATTACCGAAAAAACAGGAAACCTGATCGCTATTCAGAATGTGACAGACGAAGACGGATTGATGATCATCAATAAGTCCGGAGTTGCCATCAGAATGAATATGGATGAAATGAGGGTGATGGGAAGAAATACTCAAGGAGTAAGAATGATCAACCTTAAGAAGAATGACGAAATTGCAGCCATTGCAAAAGTAGAAATGGATAAGGATGTAGAAGATGTTTCTGAAGAAAGTGAAGAAGGAACAGGAATTATAGCGGATAACCAGGAAAACAATACACAACCTCAGGCTGAAAATGAAAATCCGGCCGGAGAAAATGAGAATTCAGAATCTGAAGAATAA
- a CDS encoding DUF4286 family protein, translating into MSLLSITFHCTKNNIEEWENYIDETLVLMAENLMDVNKYILSEVHSDFIEEGKNYNLLLMFDNDDVREDFIQSEMLNISERIEKKFGQEVMIFNTFLNPKKSRF; encoded by the coding sequence ATGAGCTTATTGAGTATAACTTTCCACTGCACGAAAAACAATATTGAAGAATGGGAAAATTATATCGACGAAACACTGGTTCTGATGGCAGAAAACCTCATGGATGTGAACAAATATATCCTATCTGAAGTACACAGTGATTTCATAGAAGAAGGGAAGAATTATAATCTTCTCCTGATGTTTGATAATGATGATGTAAGGGAAGACTTTATCCAAAGTGAAATGCTGAATATTTCCGAACGGATTGAGAAGAAATTCGGGCAGGAAGTGATGATTTTCAATACTTTCCTGAATCCTAAAAAATCCAGATTCTGA
- a CDS encoding GNAT family N-acetyltransferase — protein sequence MNYELREMLPNDEKRVLEIFKQGINGGIATFETELPTPEAWNMEYFNDCRWVLENESNEVVGWCALRPVSKRECFKGVAEVNIYFDNMYQGKGLGSVLLKKMILDSESHGFWTLQANIFPENEISIRFHQKNGFRTVGVRKKIGKLNGQWKDLILMEKRSDTVE from the coding sequence ATGAACTACGAATTAAGAGAAATGCTTCCTAACGATGAGAAGAGGGTGCTGGAAATTTTTAAACAGGGTATCAACGGAGGAATTGCCACCTTTGAAACTGAGCTTCCAACACCTGAGGCATGGAATATGGAATATTTCAACGACTGCCGGTGGGTGCTTGAAAATGAAAGCAATGAAGTAGTAGGGTGGTGCGCTTTGAGACCGGTAAGTAAAAGAGAATGCTTCAAAGGAGTAGCTGAAGTGAACATTTATTTCGATAATATGTATCAAGGTAAGGGTTTGGGGTCAGTTCTGCTTAAAAAGATGATTCTTGACAGCGAGAGCCATGGCTTCTGGACGCTCCAGGCCAACATCTTCCCTGAAAATGAAATATCCATAAGATTTCACCAGAAAAACGGATTCAGAACAGTAGGAGTCCGTAAAAAAATAGGAAAACTCAACGGACAGTGGAAAGATCTTATCCTGATGGAAAAGCGAAGCGACACCGTAGAATGA
- a CDS encoding YetF domain-containing protein, translating to MNPILDVVIRSLCVYLFMVIAIRLFGKNQLSQLNAGDVVLLLLISNAVQNAMVGQDTSLQGGLIAALVLFAANFILKRLMFSNRKFETFMEEDPVILIRDGVIDQPALNRVKITKDELEEAIREHGVEKIKDVKLSILEVDGNISVISEDEQHKQTHYSRIKRKNKRKYH from the coding sequence GTGAATCCTATTCTTGATGTGGTGATCCGTTCCCTGTGCGTTTATCTTTTCATGGTAATTGCTATCCGTCTGTTTGGTAAGAATCAGCTTTCCCAACTCAATGCGGGTGATGTGGTATTGCTGCTGCTTATTTCCAATGCAGTTCAGAATGCCATGGTAGGACAGGATACTTCACTGCAGGGCGGTCTTATAGCAGCACTTGTACTTTTTGCGGCTAATTTTATTTTAAAAAGACTGATGTTTTCCAACCGGAAATTTGAAACCTTTATGGAAGAAGATCCGGTGATCCTGATTAGGGACGGCGTAATAGACCAGCCGGCTCTGAACAGGGTGAAAATTACAAAAGACGAATTAGAAGAAGCCATAAGAGAACATGGGGTGGAAAAAATAAAAGATGTGAAGCTTTCCATTCTTGAAGTGGATGGGAATATCAGCGTCATTTCGGAAGATGAGCAGCACAAGCAGACTCATTATTCGCGGATAAAAAGAAAGAATAAAAGAAAATACCATTAA
- a CDS encoding DUF3828 domain-containing protein gives MMKHFLVCLGLFTLLISCKKNETNISASAQTLVNQKINELYSQYGSSNDALYKKPFSDDLFSPELKKVLEQAITASKEDIEKVKNSDHPDEKPLLFEGAVFSSLYEGYSSYTIKSVTIDASGTSADADVHFEYTLSPPKVTWTDKIHLINNSKGWKIDNIRFDSIGNSKDLKASLREFAESTK, from the coding sequence ATGATGAAACACTTCCTTGTATGCCTCGGTCTTTTTACACTTTTAATCAGCTGTAAAAAAAACGAAACCAATATTTCTGCATCTGCACAGACATTGGTGAATCAAAAAATCAACGAACTGTACTCCCAGTACGGAAGTTCTAATGATGCTCTTTATAAGAAGCCGTTCTCTGACGACCTGTTCTCACCGGAGCTGAAAAAAGTATTAGAACAAGCGATTACTGCTTCCAAAGAAGATATAGAAAAAGTAAAAAACAGTGATCATCCTGATGAAAAGCCGCTGCTGTTTGAAGGTGCTGTTTTTTCAAGTTTATACGAGGGATATAGCAGCTACACCATAAAATCTGTGACAATAGATGCTTCCGGAACCTCAGCAGATGCAGATGTGCATTTTGAATATACCCTATCTCCGCCAAAAGTAACGTGGACAGACAAGATTCATTTGATTAATAATAGTAAAGGTTGGAAAATTGACAACATCCGCTTTGACAGCATAGGAAACTCTAAAGATCTGAAAGCAAGCCTCAGGGAGTTTGCTGAAAGTACAAAATAA